A single window of Botrytis cinerea B05.10 chromosome 15, complete sequence DNA harbors:
- the Bcrpb4 gene encoding Bcrpb4 — MATPAPTSRSRAPPAGDEEASTVLKLGEFQDVDALTHSEAALVINALVAKRRGDRKNVNETEILSKTQEYLDHFARFKRKENVEAVERLLGSRGELAKFERAQLGSLCCDTADEAKTLIPSLQDKISDDDLTELLDEITKLMGFTN; from the exons ATGGCAACACCAGCCCCCACATCTCGCTCTCGCGCTCCTCCAGCAGGCGACGAAGAAGCATCGACCGTTCTAAAGCTCGGAGAATTCCAAGATGTAGATGCACTTACCCATTCTGAAGCCGCACTCGTCATTAATGCGCTTGTCGCAAAACGCCGTGGTGATCGCAAAAATGTCAACGAGACAGAGATCTTGAGCAAGACACAAGAATACCTAGATCATTTTGCGAGATtcaagagaaaggaaaatgtcGAGGCTGTAGAGCGATTGCTAGGAAGCAGAGGAGAATTGGCGAAGTTTGAGAGGGCGCAGTTGG GCTCATTATGTTGCGACACGGCCGATGAAGCGAAGACTTTGATACCTAGTTTACAAGACAAAATCAGCGATGACGATTTGACAGAGTTATTGGATGAAATTACAAAGTTGATGGGATTTACGAATTAA
- the Bctrs23 gene encoding Bctrs23, which translates to MVVFALTIINKAGGLIYQKDFADGLNKLSINDYLVLAGTFHGVHAISTRLNPIPSSHLASTGTSSLPSTSHSKTLSTLSSLSSTPTSDDRPDPPSGIEVLETTLFRLQCFQTLTGTKFLLFTEPGMPNVDSILRKIYELYADYVMKNPFYQLEMPVRCERFERGVERWVRGVNMR; encoded by the exons at GGTCGTCTTTGCCCTCACAATAATAAACAAAGCTGGTGGTCTTATCTACCAAAAAGATTTCGCAGATGGGTTGAACAAATTATCTATAAATGACTATCTGGTGCTTGCTGGAACATTTCACGG TGTCCACGCTATTTCCACTCGACTaaaccccatcccatcctctcACCTGGCGTCAACAGGTacctcctctcttccttcaaCCTCCCACTCCAAAACACTCTCTACCCTCTCCTCGCTCTCCTCCACTCCCACATCCGACGATCGACCAGACCCACCCTCCGGCATCGAAGTGCTCGAAACAACTTTGTTCCGACTCCAATGTTTCCAGACTCTCACTGGTACAAAATTTCTCCTATTCACTGAACCTGGCATGCCAAATGTTGATAGTATATTGAGGAAGATATATGAACTATATGCGGATTATGTGATGAAGAACCCATTTTATCAGTTAGAGATGCCGGTTAGGTGTGAGAGGTTTGAGAGGGGCGTGGAGAGGTGGGTAAGGGGGGTCAACATGAGGTAA
- the Bcrpn10 gene encoding Bcrpn10, producing MVLEAVMVVVDNSESSRNGDYTPTRYEAQSDAVSWIFSTITQANPESSVGLMSMGGKGPEVLVTLTTDHGKILDGLHRTKTKIRGSSHLATGIQIAGLALKHRQNKSQRQRIIVFTCSPIAEDEKSLVKLAKKMKKNNVSIDFVVFGELDDDVTKKLTAFNENVKGGDGSHLAIIPPGPQLLSDQLMTSPILNGDGATGGVGMGGAETSGDAGAFEFGIDPSVDPELALALRMSMEDEKARVEKNEKDRLEKEAAEQSALGEIKEEDEASAPLLNKDGEASGSGDKKDDDKMDTA from the exons ATGGTTCTCGAAGCAGTAATGGTTGTAGTGGACAACAGCGAAAGCAGTCGAAATGGAGATTATACACCAACACGTTATGAAGCGCAATCCGATGCTGTTTCTTGGATATTTTCCACCATCACTCAAGCCAATCCAGAATCTTCAGTTGGTTTAATGTCTATGGGAGGTAAAGGACCAGAGGTTCTTGTTACTTTAACAACTGATCACGGAAAGATCTTGGATGGACTACATCGTACTAAGACTAAGATCCGTGGATCAAGTCACTTAGCTACAGGTATCCAAATTGCCGGT TTGGCACTCAAACATCGACAAAACAAATCCCAACGTCAACGCATAATCGTTTTTACTTGCTCTCCAATCGCAGAAGACGAAAAGTCCCTTGTCAAGCTCGccaaaaagatgaagaagaataacGTTTCAATCGACTTCGTTGTATTCGGAGaacttgatgatgatgtcaCCAAAAAATTGACAGCCTTCAATGAAAATGTCAAGGGAGGTGATGGTTCACACTTGGCCATCATTCCACCAGGACCCCAACTTCTCAGTGACCAGTTGATGACTTCACCAATTCTAAATGGCGATGGAGCTACAGGAGGAGTTGGTATGGGCGGAGCCGAAACAAGTGGTGATGCTGGCGCATTCGAATTCGGTATCGATCCAAGCGTAGACCCAGAGTTAGCATTGGCATTGAGAATGAGTATGGAGGACGAGAAGGCTCGGGTTGAGAAAAATGAGAAGGATCGACTAGAGAAGGAAGCAGCGGAGCAATCTGCGTTAGGAGAGAttaaagaagaggatgaggcATCCGCACCTCTGTTGAATAAGGACGGAGAAGCTAGTGGGAGTGGGGACAAGAAAGACGATGATAAAATGGATACGGCTTAG